The genomic stretch CGTATTTAGCCAAAAGCAAACATGTGCCGCGTCTTCCCCACAAAATGGACCTCGAAATGCCGTGTTCCAAACCACCATGCCAAGGATCACCATGTGTAAAAGCTCCGATTGGCTGGACTGATCGGGAACTGACATCTCAGATATAGCGGCTTTGCGGGGAAGTCGATCCATTGATTATTTCCCAGAGACACGAGCCGTCAGGGTTTACCGTCTGGGGTGTTCCGGCTAAGGGGGAGATCCCAGGTGATTAGAGGTACCTTACCTAGGCAGGCGGAGGGCCGATGTTGTCATCAACCGTGGAGTTTGCAACAGCTGGGAAGATGAACATACTCACCAATGTGCTATGAATACTCGACATAAAGACATAAGACCTAAAGAACACTGGTAGGTGGGTACCTATGAAGGGAACAGTGAAAAGAGGACCTACCGTCAAAAAGGTTGACAAATGACCTAACATCTAAGGGGCGATGGGAAAGACATGTAATTAACATCAACACAACCTCGGCAATCATCCGCCGAGAAGATTACCCTTTGAGCGTTCAGCCACCCGTCCATCCGGACCCGGTCGAGGGGGAtcttcaacatcatctcTGTCTATAAATCCTCTCGTTCGCCCCCAATTGAATGGGCTCTGAAGGTGTCAGCAGTGAGCCCAGCCTCGACCCGTCACCAACCTGTGCTCCTCTCATACCGCCTCTCAAAATGAAGGTctcaaccatcaccctccctaTGCTGGCCAGCCTGGCCGCCGCCAACCCAGTCGAGCTCACCGAGCGACAATCCTGCCCCCCAATCCACATCTTCGGCGCCCGCGAGACCACAGTTCCCCAAGGCTATGGAACCTCCCAGGGGCTAGTCAACATGGTAGCCCAAGCCTACCCCGGCGCCACGCGGGAAGCGATCGTCTATCCCGCCTGCGGTGGGCAATCCCAATGCGGCGGTGTGAGCTACGAGAATTCTGCTCGCCAGGGGACCGCCGCCGTGGTCCGCGCCGTTACAACCCTCAACCAGCGGTGCCCCGACACCAAGATCGTCCTGATCGGATACTCCCAGGGCGGTCAGATCATGGACGGTGCGCTCTGCGGCGGGGCGGGCGCTACCCTCACGGGTGCTCCTCTTGCTGCCGTGAAGGCGGCTATTTTCATGGGCGATCCGATGTATAACCAGGGGTTGCCGTACAATGTTGGGACTTGCAGGGCTAGAGGGGTATGTATCGTCCTTTGTATCTGTCGGTACGTTGGAGGTGCTGACGAGAATTGCGCAACAGTTTGCTGGCCGACCCAACGGCTTCCAGTGCTCTCCGGGCAACCCGGCAATCATCCAGTCGTACTGCGACTCCACCGACCCGTATTGCTGCACTGGCAACGATGCCAACTCGCATCAGCAGTATGTCAACAAGTACGGGCAGCAGGCCTTGGCTTTCATCCGTCGCCAGCTGGATGCTGCGTAAGTTGTTGGCCGTGGCTTGGCATCAAAaaggggttcaggggggTTACAAACAGTAGGGTTAGGATAGCCTAAAATATCTATGACATTTCAGGAAAGCTTCTCTAGGATTGCGCTGGTGAACAATACGTATATGTACCTCTTTCGGGAGCCTGATTTAAACAAAACGCCATTGTTCTTTTATCATGATGACGAAACTCCACGTTTAACAGACCTGAGGGCGCCTAAAAACCCTAAACCTCTTTCCAACCAAATGCCTCAGCTGGGTCAATAGTCAACATACGAACAAAGAGACCTCAAGGGTCCAGTGATTGGCTCCCAAATTCAACATGAGCATACGGAGACAGCTCCGAAAGAGGTTTACTCGCTTGGCAAGAAAGAAACCCGCATCCGGATTGTCAACACCAGTCTGGCCGCAACCAGGTGGTGGCTCTCGTCGTGGAAGATGTAAAACAGGACCAGTAGAAGATGAGTTTCTTTATTTGAGAGATATAAATCCCGGAGCCAATTCTTGTCCATGCCTCGGTTTGGACCATTTGATTACCCCGTCAACTCGCGAGACAAGACAGCACTGAGCGAGCTCTCTCGAGCCATTCACATCGAGTAAAAGTCCGAGTCTCGTACCATCCTCAAAAGCAAAAATGGGAGCCACATCCAGAGTTCTCCTCGTCCTATGCCGTCTAGGAGAACTCGTCTGCGGAGCCGTCGTTCTCGGTCTTCTGGGGCAGGCCTTCACCTTgatcaacaacgccggcgTGCTCGAGCCCGAGGGGCGACTGATTTACACCGCTGTTGTGGCCTGTCTGACGATACTTGACTCGTTAATATTCATCGTCCCGTTTGCTTACTCGTACTGGTCATTTTTACTGGACTTTATACTGTTTGTCCTGTGAATTGTGGCTTTTGGGCTGCTCGAGTCGGTGAGTTGAACCAGAATGGATCTGAAAGATGAATATACTGACAGGCATTGCAAACGAAGCTTGCCGGCATCCACACCTGCTCCTCTTTCTGGTTTAACAACTACTGGGGTTATTACTGGGGCAGGTGGTATGTCCGCGGGAAACCTGGCATGGACATCAACTGGACGGGCTGCAACGCGTAGAGGACGGTCTTGGCCGTCAGCTTCATTGCCTCGATGATTTACCTTGCCAATGGCTTCTTGGTGAGTGCCTCCTGCCCACCTACTCTTCGCTGCCTTGTCTCGCACGTTGACTGACCGACACAGGGTGTGTACTGGACTCTGGAGTACGGCAACATCAGAACAAGGTTCAAGGGCTTCTTTGAGTAAGTTCGGCTTCTATACAGCCTTCGCTGACTGACATCTGCACAGACGCAAAAGAGGATTGGGTGGCGATACTGGCGGCGCCAGTGGACATCTTATCAAGGAGGGTGGCCCTGGGATCACGCAGACTCCTGTTCACCATCACAATGGCGTTATGAGGGCTGGAGTGAACAATGCCGCCCCTGCAACTCCGGTCAACACATTGCCAGCTGATACCGTAGACCCGGCTGCAAGAGTGTAGACGATCGAAGGCTGCGGGAAGGGGTTTTTGAGACGGCGAGCTCGTGGTT from Podospora pseudopauciseta strain CBS 411.78 chromosome 3, whole genome shotgun sequence encodes the following:
- a CDS encoding hypothetical protein (COG:S; CAZy:CE5; EggNog:ENOG503NZ9I) translates to MGSEGVSSEPSLDPSPTCAPLIPPLKMKVSTITLPMLASLAAANPVELTERQSCPPIHIFGARETTVPQGYGTSQGLVNMVAQAYPGATREAIVYPACGGQSQCGGVSYENSARQGTAAVVRAVTTLNQRCPDTKIVLIGYSQGGQIMDGALCGGAGATLTGAPLAAVKAAIFMGDPMYNQGLPYNVGTCRARGFAGRPNGFQCSPGNPAIIQSYCDSTDPYCCTGNDANSHQQYVNKYGQQALAFIRRQLDAA
- a CDS encoding hypothetical protein (EggNog:ENOG503P73X), which encodes MGATSRVLLVLCRLGELVCGAVVLGLLGQAFTLINNAGVLEPEGRLIYTAVVACLTILDSLIFIVPFAYSYWSFLLDFILFLAGIHTCSSFWFNNYWGYYWGRWYVRGKPGMDINWTGCNA